In the genome of uncultured Celeribacter sp., the window GTTCGCCGTCAAAGCGCAGCACCAGACATGCAATCTTCGAGCTGCCCACATCGAGAATGGCAATCACACCGCGTTGCAGGGCGGCCTTGCGCATGTTCCGCATCGCCCGTTGGGCTTCGTACAAATCGGTCATCGATAAGACACTCCAAGTTCGACGCCTCGCAGGCGTTTCAATTCGTCTTGTGCAGTTTCGGTCAGCCGCACGGTCGGTCGGGTCGGACGGCGCATGTCCACCACTTTCACATCCCGACCCAAAAGGTCCTTGGCCTGATCCAGCGCCACCACCTGTGCCAGCGCACCCAGCGGTTTGACCTCGGGCAGGTAAATCTCCTGATCGCGGTCCAGCACGATGTTCCAGCGCCGCTCGCCCACACGCACCAGCCCGCGCAGACGCGGCGTCAGCGGGCCAGCATTGGCAAGGATCGCCACCGCTTCGCCCACGGCACGATCCGCGCCCTCGCCCGCGATCAGCGGCAGGTCGGGGCGATCCAGACGGCTATCCAAGGAGGCAACCCGGTGCCCTTCGACATCCAGCATCTCAAGTCCGTGTTCGGAGCGCCAGACCACGGCAGGCGTGCGTTCGACGATGTCCACCTGCAAAATCCCGCCCGCGCGCACATGGAGCCCGGCGCTTTCGACCGCGTCCAGACTTTCCACTTGGGCCAACAACCCCGTCAGGTCGAGATCAAAGGAAGACACCGGAAAATCC includes:
- a CDS encoding cell division protein FtsQ/DivIB; the protein is MRPIDPTEFAKGPTLGGSARVSEAVARAIRARRGQGGETESAPQRPRDPAPSRTAYRMSRLWLTPSFRFFLRRIAPVAAVAACIGLWFAPEDNREAFMGQVMAIKAEVQNRPEFMVKLMAIDGASGELSEDIREVMAQDFPVSSFDLDLTGLLAQVESLDAVESAGLHVRAGGILQVDIVERTPAVVWRSEHGLEMLDVEGHRVASLDSRLDRPDLPLIAGEGADRAVGEAVAILANAGPLTPRLRGLVRVGERRWNIVLDRDQEIYLPEVKPLGALAQVVALDQAKDLLGRDVKVVDMRRPTRPTVRLTETAQDELKRLRGVELGVSYR